From a region of the Nyctibius grandis isolate bNycGra1 chromosome 10, bNycGra1.pri, whole genome shotgun sequence genome:
- the LOC137667972 gene encoding class II histocompatibility antigen, B-L beta chain-like, protein MACGSRAEQAVFQELAEGECQFLNGTERVRLVMRFIHNREQLVHFDSDMGYFVGDTSLGEPQAKYWNSQPDLLEQARAEVDRFCRHNYGVLTPFIVDRRVQPEVEIYPMQSGSLPQTDRLVCAVMDFYPAEIEVKWFKNGREETERVVSTDVIQNGDWTYQVLVMLETTPQRGDTYTCHVEHVSLQRPVTQHWELQVDGARSKMLTGVGGFVLGLIFLALGLVLYVRKKGALFPRLQGS, encoded by the exons atggcaTGTGGatccagagcagagcagg CGGTTTTCCAGGAGTTGGCTGAAGGAGAGTGTCAGTTCCTCAATGGCACTGAGCGGGTGAGGCTGGTGATGAGGTTCATCCACAACCGAGAGCAGCTCGTGCACTTCGACAGCGACATGGGGTACTTTGTGGGTGACACCTCCCTGGGTGAGCCCCAAGCCAAGTACTGGAACAGCCAGCCAGACTTACTGGAGCAGGCACGGGCTGAGGTGGACAGGTTCTGCCGGCACAACTACGGGGTGTTGACCCCCTTCATCGTGGATAGGAGAG TTCAGCCCGAGGTGGAAATCTACCCCATGCAGTCGGGCTCCCTGCCCCAGACCGACAGGCTGGTTTGTGCCGTGATGGATTTCTACCCCGCGGAGATCGAGGTGAAGTGGTTCAAGAACGGGCGGGAGGAGACGGAGCGCGTGGTGTCCACGGACGTGATCCAGAACGGAGACTGGACCTACCAGGTGCTGGTGATGCTGGAAACCACCCCGCAGCGCGGGGACACCTACACGTGCCACGTGGAGCACGTCAGCCTGCAGCGCCCTGTCACCCAGCACTGGG AGCTGCAGGTGGACGGTGCCAGGAGCAAGATGCTGACGGGGGTGGGGGGCTTCGTGCTGGGGCTCATCTTCCTGGCGCTGGGGCTCGTCCTCTACGTGCGCAAGAAG GGCGCCCTGTTCCCCCGGCTGCAG GGCTCCTGA
- the LOC137668040 gene encoding H-2 class II histocompatibility antigen, A-Q alpha chain-like, with protein sequence MAGGGGIPLALLALLTLQGVGAVRVGDAIHQAEFQQRVEQQEDGEFQQAFNADEMFHVDLQKQETVWRLPEFGEFAGFKTQGALQNSIVGKDWLNFLAQHSNTSQSRFEPPEVTVFPKRQVELGDPNVLICYADKFWPSVITITWLRNGQEVTDGVFETIFYPREDNSFRKFSYLPFVPTRGHYYDCRVEHWGLPTALLKHWEPQVPLPASESTETLVCALGLAVGIVGIVAGTILIIKAMKMNSAREQRGVL encoded by the exons ATGGCCGGAGGAGGAGGCATCCCGCTGGCGCTGCTGGCACTGCTGACCCTGCAGGGCGTGGGGGCCGTGAGAG TGGGGGACGCGATACACCAAGCCGAGTTCCAGCAGCGGGTTGAGCAGCAGGAGGACGGGGAGTTCCAGCAGGCGTTCAACGCCGACGAGATGTTCCACGTGGACCTGCAGAAGCAGGAGACCGTGTGGCGCCTGCCCGAGTTCGGGGAATTTGCCGGCTTCAAGACGCAGGGAGCTCTGCAGAACAGCATCGTGGGCAAGGACTGGCTGAACTTCCTGGCGCAGCACTCCAACACCTCCCAGAGCCGCTTTG AGCCACCCGAGGTGACAGTGTTCCCCAAACGCCAAGTGGAGCTGGGGGACCCCAACGTCCTGATCTGCTACGCGGACAAGTTCTGGCCGTCCGTCATCACCATCACGTGGCTCAGGAACGGGCAGGAGGTGACGGACGGCGTCTTCGAGACCATTTTCTACCCCCGGGAAGACAACAGCTTCCGCAAGTTCTCCTACCTGCCCTTCGTCCCCACGCGGGGGCACTACTACGACTGCCGCGTGGAGCACTGGGGGCTGCCCACCGCCCTGCTGAAGCactggg AGCCCCAGGTGCCCCTCCCCGCCTCCGAGAGCACCGAGACCCTGGTGTGCGCCCTGGGCCTGGCCGTGGGCATCGTGGGCATCGTCGCGGGCACCATCCTCATCATCAAGGCCATGAAGATGAACAGCGCCCGCGAGCAGCGGGGCGTCTTGTGa
- the LOC137668036 gene encoding class II histocompatibility antigen, B-L beta chain-like, with amino-acid sequence METGRVLGAGAVLVALVVLGAHPARGEETSGYIQHQFKGDCYYTNGTERVRLVTRYIHNREQFAHFDSDVGYYVGDTPLGEPHVKYWNSQTDILEQTRAEIDTVCRNNYEVYTPFTIERRVQPEVEIYPMQSGSLPQTDRLVCAVMDFYPAEIEVKWFKNGREETERVVSTDVIQNGDWTYQVLVMLETTPQRGDTYTCHVEHVSLQRPITQHWELQADGARSKMLTGVGGFVLGLIFLALGLVLYVRKKGTPFPRLQDS; translated from the exons ATGGAGACCGGTCGTGTCCTGGGAGCTGGGGCCgtgctggtggcactggtggTGCTGGGAGCCCACCCGGCTCGTGGTGAGGAGACCTCAG GGTATATACAGCACCAGTTTAAGGGTGACTGTTACTACACCAACGGCACCGAGCGGGTGAGGCTGGTGACGAGGTACATCCACAACCGGGAGCAGTTCGCACACTTCGACAGCGACGTGGGGTACTATGTGGGTGACACCCCCCTGGGTGAGCCCCATGTGAAGTACTGGAACAGCCAGACGGACATACTGGAGCAGACACGGGCTGAGATAGACACGGTCTGCCGGAACAACTACGAGGTGTACACCCCCTTCACCATAGAGAGGAGAG TTCAGCCCGAGGTGGAAATCTACCCCATGCAGTCGGGCTCCCTGCCCCAGACCGACAGGCTGGTTTGCGCCGTGATGGATTTCTACCCCGCGGAGATCGAGGTGAAGTGGTTCAAGAACGGGCGGGAAGAGACGGAGCGCGTGGTGTCCACGGACGTGATCCAGAATGGAGACTGGACCTACCAGGTGCTGGTGATGCTGGAAACCACCCCGCAGCGCGGGGACACCTACACGTGCCACGTGGAGCACGTCAGCCTGCAGCGCCCCATCACCCAGCACTGGG AGCTGCAGGCGGACGGCGCCAGGAGCAAGATGCTGACGGGGGTGGGGGGCTTCGTGCTGGGGCTCATCTTCCTGGCGCTGGGGCTCGTCCTCTACGTGCGCAAGAAG GGCACCCCGTTCCCCCGGCTGCAG GACTCCTGA